Proteins from one Chloroherpetonaceae bacterium genomic window:
- the rimO gene encoding 30S ribosomal protein S12 methylthiotransferase RimO, whose amino-acid sequence MKTQLPKLHVLTLGCSKNTVDSESLMAQARANDFLVTEEAKNADVLMINTCGFIEEAKQESINHILAGVELKKKGDLKKLLVMGCLSERYKRDLEKEIPDVDRYFGTIGLGGEVLTEIMRELGGEYKHQLLGERTLTTPKHFAYLKISEGCDNPCSFCAIPLMRGGHKTKPIEFLENEARSLKAKGVRELILIGQDLTYYGLDLYGKRLLDELLKRLSDIGFDWIRLLYAYPAKFPEEILSVIRERENICKYLDMPIQHINDSMLKSMRRGITKKRTIELIETIRAEVPGIRLRTTLILGYPNETEEIFEEVKEFVSQIAFDRLGCFSYSHEDNTSAFELTDNIPLIEKKRRVKEVMEIQERISKEKNEQLIGSKMKVLIDRIENGVAYGRTEFDTPEVDNEVILQSAEKGFEMKSLAEGAFYEVEITDCEPFDLFGEIKRKL is encoded by the coding sequence GTGAAAACGCAGCTTCCTAAACTTCATGTTCTAACGCTCGGCTGTTCAAAAAACACCGTCGATTCAGAATCTTTAATGGCTCAAGCACGCGCCAACGATTTTCTTGTCACGGAAGAGGCAAAAAATGCCGATGTTCTCATGATCAATACCTGCGGCTTTATTGAAGAAGCTAAACAAGAATCAATTAATCATATTCTCGCGGGCGTTGAACTCAAAAAGAAGGGAGATTTGAAAAAGCTTTTGGTGATGGGGTGCCTTTCTGAGCGTTATAAAAGAGATTTAGAAAAGGAAATCCCTGATGTCGATCGTTACTTTGGTACCATTGGGTTGGGAGGCGAAGTCCTCACCGAAATTATGCGAGAATTAGGCGGAGAGTATAAACATCAATTGCTCGGCGAAAGAACTTTAACAACCCCGAAGCACTTTGCTTATTTGAAAATTTCTGAAGGGTGTGATAACCCCTGCTCATTTTGTGCGATTCCTCTGATGCGTGGAGGACATAAAACCAAGCCAATTGAGTTTTTGGAAAATGAAGCTCGCTCCCTCAAAGCAAAAGGCGTGCGCGAACTTATCCTTATCGGTCAAGACCTGACCTATTACGGACTTGATTTATATGGAAAACGGTTGCTTGACGAACTGCTCAAAAGGTTGTCGGATATAGGATTTGATTGGATTAGGCTTCTTTATGCTTACCCTGCAAAATTCCCTGAAGAAATTCTCTCAGTGATCAGAGAAAGAGAAAATATTTGTAAGTATCTCGATATGCCGATTCAGCACATCAATGATTCAATGCTCAAGTCAATGCGCAGAGGCATCACCAAAAAACGAACAATAGAATTAATTGAAACCATCCGAGCGGAAGTCCCCGGAATTCGGCTCCGAACCACATTGATTCTCGGTTACCCAAATGAAACAGAAGAGATATTTGAAGAAGTGAAAGAATTTGTAAGCCAAATAGCTTTCGACCGCTTGGGGTGCTTTTCTTACTCCCACGAAGACAACACATCTGCATTCGAATTGACCGATAATATTCCCTTAATAGAAAAGAAACGACGGGTTAAAGAAGTGATGGAAATTCAAGAAAGAATTTCAAAAGAAAAAAATGAACAGCTCATTGGCTCAAAAATGAAAGTACTTATCGATAGAATCGAAAACGGTGTCGCATATGGAAGAACAGAATTTGACACACCTGAAGTAGATAACGAAGTGATTCTTCAAAGTGCAGAAAAGGGATTTGAAATGAAATCACTTGCTGAAGGAGCGTTTTATGAAGTGGAAATTACCGATTGCGAACCCTTCGATTTATTCGGTGAAATCAAACGGAAACTTTGA
- a CDS encoding WD40 repeat domain-containing protein: MATFHFPATFYQQQVPNLGHSLRVNSIVFTPDGKKIISASWKIVITSAETGEEIKTILLGSSSRDVIDSLAVAPDSKTIAVGMRQNHLIQIWDVESEKNLATLVGHKKMIRSLLFTSNGSQLISAGYEGKIFVWDMKTMKLNTTLKSSRNGVTAVSIDREGRKLAAGSPDGEIKLWLLPKGKLVFSSKQHKNLVSALTFNKDGSKLASASWDTNIGVWNTETGECETVLSGHKNGVDNIAFSQDNKALMSSSYNRIDKLGTMIFWQLLTGKPVHTLVGNFYRQTLSPDSSTVVLVSANGTVKTLLNATPEEFLESEIRRRERRLDERRRGELPFQGKDRRETVADDRRRGSRRTPKTPSDTKIEIE; this comes from the coding sequence ATGGCCACATTTCATTTTCCTGCAACCTTTTATCAGCAGCAGGTTCCCAACCTTGGGCATTCGCTTCGAGTCAACTCAATTGTATTCACCCCTGACGGGAAAAAAATTATTTCAGCAAGTTGGAAGATTGTTATCACAAGTGCTGAAACTGGCGAAGAAATCAAAACGATATTACTTGGTTCATCTTCAAGGGATGTTATTGATTCTTTAGCAGTTGCGCCGGATAGTAAGACGATTGCGGTTGGCATGAGACAAAATCACTTGATTCAAATTTGGGATGTTGAAAGTGAAAAAAACTTAGCGACACTCGTTGGACATAAAAAAATGATTCGCTCGCTTTTGTTTACAAGTAATGGTTCACAATTGATTTCAGCGGGATATGAAGGCAAGATTTTTGTGTGGGATATGAAAACAATGAAACTAAACACCACACTCAAATCCTCTCGAAACGGGGTAACGGCTGTTTCAATTGACCGTGAAGGTCGGAAATTGGCGGCAGGAAGTCCGGATGGGGAAATTAAACTATGGCTCTTACCCAAAGGAAAGTTAGTTTTTAGCTCAAAGCAGCACAAAAATTTGGTCAGTGCCCTTACATTCAATAAAGATGGATCTAAGCTTGCCTCTGCAAGTTGGGATACGAACATTGGGGTTTGGAATACTGAAACCGGTGAGTGTGAAACCGTTCTTTCGGGTCACAAAAATGGCGTTGATAACATTGCCTTTTCACAAGATAACAAGGCCTTGATGTCGAGCAGTTATAATCGAATTGACAAGCTGGGCACAATGATTTTTTGGCAACTTTTGACAGGCAAGCCGGTTCACACTTTGGTCGGTAATTTTTACCGTCAAACACTCAGTCCCGATAGTTCTACAGTTGTATTGGTTAGTGCAAATGGCACCGTGAAAACGCTGCTCAACGCAACGCCAGAGGAATTTCTGGAAAGTGAGATTCGGAGAAGAGAACGCAGGCTTGATGAGCGGCGCAGAGGCGAATTGCCGTTTCAAGGAAAAGACCGACGCGAAACGGTTGCCGATGATCGCAGAAGAGGCTCCCGAAGAACGCCGAAAACGCCTTCGGATACCAAAATCGAAATCGAATAG
- the argJ gene encoding bifunctional glutamate N-acetyltransferase/amino-acid acetyltransferase ArgJ: MKFVNGSICAPQGFKASALSVPIRKPKKDLALIFSNSGACAAGVFTKNKAMAAPIYWCKKHLDESPLFKAILVNSGNANACTGEQGVKDCETLIQETAKLLSINPNEILIGSTGVIGQFLPLEKMKGKLPDLVSLLSENASDDVAEAIMTTDLVKKECAVEIEISGKRVLIGGVAKGSGMIAPNMATMLAFITTDIAISQPLLQKALSTANAKSFNRISVDGDESTNDMALVLANGMAKNEIIETETVDYIIFETALEAVMTDLAKKIVRDGEGATKFVEIIITGAESEAEAEVFARTVAESSLVKTALHGEDANWGRIMAALGYAGQQFKPEEVEISFGAIPILKKNFEIVLDESKAKAELSKTDLTLLINLNQGNQSATFWTCDLSAKYVEINGSYRS; the protein is encoded by the coding sequence ATGAAATTTGTAAATGGTTCTATTTGCGCACCACAAGGATTTAAGGCATCGGCTCTTTCTGTTCCAATCCGCAAGCCAAAAAAAGACTTAGCACTGATTTTTTCAAATTCAGGGGCATGCGCGGCAGGTGTCTTTACAAAAAATAAAGCGATGGCAGCACCGATTTACTGGTGCAAAAAGCATCTTGATGAAAGCCCGCTCTTCAAAGCAATTCTTGTCAATAGCGGAAACGCCAATGCTTGTACCGGTGAACAAGGAGTGAAAGATTGTGAGACATTGATTCAAGAAACTGCTAAACTGCTTTCGATAAACCCGAATGAAATTCTAATAGGCTCTACCGGCGTGATTGGTCAATTTCTTCCTCTTGAAAAAATGAAAGGAAAACTTCCCGACCTTGTTTCTTTGCTGAGTGAAAATGCATCCGATGATGTGGCAGAGGCCATCATGACCACCGATCTTGTAAAAAAGGAATGTGCGGTTGAAATTGAAATCAGCGGAAAAAGAGTTCTAATCGGAGGCGTTGCAAAAGGCTCGGGAATGATTGCACCAAATATGGCAACGATGCTTGCCTTTATAACCACAGACATTGCAATTTCCCAGCCCCTACTCCAAAAAGCACTTTCAACGGCAAATGCCAAAAGCTTTAATCGAATTAGTGTCGATGGCGATGAAAGTACGAACGATATGGCGTTGGTTTTAGCGAACGGTATGGCCAAAAATGAAATCATCGAAACGGAAACAGTTGACTATATAATTTTCGAAACCGCCCTCGAAGCCGTGATGACGGATCTCGCGAAAAAAATTGTAAGGGATGGTGAAGGTGCCACAAAGTTTGTGGAAATCATAATAACAGGCGCGGAGAGTGAAGCTGAAGCTGAAGTTTTTGCGCGTACGGTTGCAGAATCAAGTTTGGTGAAAACAGCACTTCACGGCGAAGATGCAAATTGGGGGCGAATAATGGCTGCACTCGGGTATGCCGGACAACAATTCAAACCTGAAGAAGTTGAAATTTCCTTTGGCGCAATTCCGATTCTTAAAAAAAATTTCGAAATCGTACTCGATGAATCAAAAGCAAAAGCCGAACTTTCAAAAACGGATCTCACGCTCCTTATAAATCTAAATCAAGGAAATCAAAGCGCAACTTTTTGGACCTGTGATCTCTCGGCAAAGTATGTCGAAATCAATGGCAGCTATCGGTCTTAA
- the groES gene encoding co-chaperone GroES, whose amino-acid sequence MKLQPLADRVVVKAAPAEEKTKGGLYIPDTGKEKPQHGEIVAVGAGKAADNGTVIKPAVKVGDKVLYGKYSGTEVTVDGEEYLIMRESDIFAVLN is encoded by the coding sequence ATGAAACTTCAACCGCTCGCAGACCGCGTTGTTGTCAAGGCCGCTCCGGCCGAAGAAAAGACCAAGGGTGGTCTTTACATTCCTGATACTGGAAAAGAAAAACCACAGCACGGAGAAATCGTTGCTGTTGGTGCAGGCAAAGCCGCCGATAATGGCACCGTCATTAAGCCCGCAGTAAAAGTAGGCGATAAAGTGCTCTATGGAAAATATTCCGGCACCGAAGTCACCGTTGACGGAGAAGAATATCTCATTATGCGCGAATCCGATATTTTCGCGGTTCTCAACTAA
- the groL gene encoding chaperonin GroEL (60 kDa chaperone family; promotes refolding of misfolded polypeptides especially under stressful conditions; forms two stacked rings of heptamers to form a barrel-shaped 14mer; ends can be capped by GroES; misfolded proteins enter the barrel where they are refolded when GroES binds): MAAKLIHFDVDARSALKRGVDKLADAVKVTLGPKGRNVVIDKKFGAPTVTKDGVTVAKEIELEDPVENMGAQMVKEVASKTSDVAGDGTTTATVLAQAIFTQGLKNVTAGANPMELKRGIDLAVTALVAELKKISRPISSKKEIAQVGTISANNDSEIGNLIAEAMEKVGKDGVITVEEAKGTETELKVVEGMQFDRGYLSPYFVTNAETMEAELKEPFILIYDKKISTMKDLLPVLEKIAQTGRELLIIAEEIEGEALATLVVNKLRGTLKVCSVKAPGFGDRRKAMLEDIAVLTGGTVISEEKGYKLENATLAYLGQAGSITVDKDNTTIVEGKGKGDMIKARISEIKMQIDKATSDYDKEKLQERLAKLSGGVAVINIGASTEVEMKEKKARVEDALHATRAAVQEGIVPGGGVALLRAAKALENVKTDHLDQKTGVDIIRRSIEEPLRQIVGNAGTIDGAVVLQKVKEGKDDFGFNARTEVFENLITAGVVDPTKVTRTALENAASVASLLLTTEAVICEKKEEEKAPAMPPGGGMGGMY; the protein is encoded by the coding sequence ATGGCAGCAAAACTTATTCATTTCGATGTTGACGCGCGTTCAGCCTTAAAGCGCGGTGTTGATAAACTTGCCGATGCAGTTAAAGTAACGCTCGGCCCAAAAGGTCGCAACGTTGTGATCGACAAAAAATTTGGCGCACCAACGGTTACAAAAGACGGTGTTACAGTCGCCAAAGAAATTGAACTTGAAGACCCGGTAGAAAATATGGGGGCGCAAATGGTGAAAGAAGTAGCTTCCAAAACCAGCGATGTCGCCGGTGACGGAACAACAACGGCCACCGTTCTTGCACAAGCAATCTTTACCCAAGGCTTGAAAAATGTAACCGCCGGTGCAAATCCGATGGAGCTCAAGCGTGGAATTGATTTAGCCGTTACAGCGCTCGTTGCTGAACTCAAAAAAATTAGCCGCCCGATTTCTTCAAAGAAAGAAATTGCTCAAGTTGGAACCATTTCAGCCAATAACGATAGCGAAATCGGAAATCTCATTGCGGAAGCAATGGAAAAAGTAGGTAAAGATGGCGTTATAACCGTAGAAGAAGCCAAAGGAACCGAAACCGAATTAAAGGTTGTCGAAGGGATGCAATTCGACCGCGGTTACCTTTCACCCTACTTCGTTACCAACGCCGAAACAATGGAAGCCGAATTAAAGGAGCCTTTCATTCTTATTTACGATAAGAAGATTTCGACAATGAAAGATCTTCTTCCCGTACTTGAAAAAATTGCTCAAACCGGCCGCGAATTGCTCATCATTGCCGAAGAAATTGAAGGTGAAGCACTCGCAACCTTGGTGGTTAATAAACTTCGCGGAACACTTAAAGTTTGCTCCGTAAAAGCTCCGGGCTTTGGCGATCGCCGCAAGGCAATGCTCGAAGATATTGCTGTTCTCACCGGTGGCACTGTCATCAGCGAAGAAAAGGGTTACAAGCTCGAAAATGCGACACTCGCCTATCTTGGTCAAGCCGGAAGCATTACGGTTGATAAAGACAATACAACCATTGTCGAAGGAAAAGGCAAAGGCGATATGATTAAAGCACGTATCAGCGAAATCAAGATGCAAATTGATAAAGCTACTTCTGATTACGATAAAGAAAAGCTTCAAGAGCGCTTGGCTAAGCTCTCAGGCGGCGTAGCAGTTATCAATATCGGCGCAAGCACCGAAGTTGAAATGAAAGAGAAGAAAGCACGCGTAGAAGATGCTTTACATGCGACACGTGCAGCGGTTCAAGAAGGAATCGTGCCCGGCGGCGGTGTTGCACTTCTCCGTGCGGCTAAAGCATTAGAAAATGTAAAGACCGATCATCTCGATCAAAAAACGGGTGTTGATATTATTCGTCGCTCGATCGAAGAACCGCTTCGTCAAATTGTTGGAAACGCCGGAACCATCGATGGTGCTGTCGTCCTTCAAAAAGTAAAAGAAGGCAAAGATGACTTTGGCTTCAATGCTCGTACCGAAGTCTTCGAAAACTTAATCACCGCTGGTGTCGTTGACCCAACTAAGGTTACTCGTACTGCACTCGAAAACGCAGCTTCTGTTGCAAGCTTATTACTCACTACAGAAGCCGTTATTTGTGAAAAGAAAGAAGAAGAAAAAGCACCGGCAATGCCTCCGGGCGGCGGAATGGGCGGAATGTACTAA
- a CDS encoding FecR family protein, with translation MNRNNIFSFLKRVLAFTVIAGLVADSAFASEEKPLNGKPTVADANIAIVLRVVREVQTKRGEEGWKKIDRGYSLNSGDEVETKDASFSVIKFNDGGTVIRVQENSKLVVRGERNAQSMRYDQKNVELNAGRLGFDVRKRPGEQFRFTSPTSVASIKGTSGMFMSSGAGTMLLILEGNADLEASNGKKEKKEVGVGKIGIVNADGSITVRDATANEKKLAESFSQGGDKVKLKFRDKAGNIQEIEVPVPPKQK, from the coding sequence ATGAACCGTAATAATATTTTTAGTTTTCTAAAGCGAGTTCTCGCTTTCACGGTGATTGCCGGGTTAGTCGCAGATTCTGCTTTTGCTTCTGAAGAAAAGCCACTCAATGGAAAACCGACCGTTGCCGATGCCAATATTGCTATTGTGCTTCGCGTTGTGCGTGAAGTACAAACAAAGCGCGGCGAAGAAGGTTGGAAAAAGATTGATCGTGGCTATAGCTTAAACTCCGGAGATGAAGTTGAAACCAAAGACGCGTCATTCTCAGTCATTAAGTTCAATGATGGAGGAACCGTGATTCGTGTACAAGAAAATTCAAAACTTGTTGTTCGCGGAGAAAGAAACGCACAATCAATGCGTTATGATCAAAAAAATGTCGAACTCAACGCCGGACGCCTTGGTTTTGATGTCCGTAAAAGACCGGGAGAGCAGTTCCGATTTACCTCTCCGACTTCTGTCGCTTCGATCAAAGGAACATCAGGAATGTTTATGTCAAGCGGCGCAGGTACAATGCTATTAATTCTTGAAGGAAACGCTGATTTGGAAGCCTCCAATGGCAAAAAGGAGAAGAAAGAGGTTGGTGTCGGAAAGATCGGTATCGTAAATGCTGATGGTTCAATTACCGTTCGCGATGCTACAGCAAACGAAAAGAAATTAGCTGAATCATTCTCACAAGGTGGAGATAAAGTAAAACTGAAATTCCGCGATAAAGCCGGAAATATACAGGAAATCGAAGTTCCAGTTCCACCAAAGCAAAAGTAA